In Mercurialis annua linkage group LG6, ddMerAnnu1.2, whole genome shotgun sequence, the following are encoded in one genomic region:
- the LOC126653543 gene encoding zinc finger protein 11 — MERTCLGSEGDKNSSGFLWPQRNYICSFCKRQFNSAQALGGHMNVHRRDRAMLIQLPSWVFDYPNPNPNNIIAKSHPNPNPNPSFSSSAISSSSSSSFHYSHHSLLSPPPHITSLSSPPSYNHNNNPMIKKYHDLEVLQSNEVISLELEIGFKDPKEVVDLELRLGCF; from the coding sequence atggagagaACATGTTTAGGAAGTGAAGGAGACAAGAATTCAAGTGGGTTTTTATGGCCACAAAGAAACTACATTTGCAGCTTCTGCAAGAGACAGTTTAACTCAGCTCAAGCTCTTGGAGGTCACATGAATGTCCATAGAAGAGATAGAGCCATGTTAATACAGTTACCTTCTTGGGTTTTTGATTATCCAAATCCAAACCCTAATAATATTATTGCAAAATCTCatccaaaccctaaccctaaccctagttTTTCATCTTCAGCAATATCATCatcttcctcttcttcattCCATTACTCTCACCATTCACTTCTCTCTCCTCCACCTCACATTACTTCTCTCTCTTCACCGCCATCTTATAATCATAACAATAACCCTATGATCAAGAAATACCATGATCTTGAGGTTTTGCAGAGTAATGAAGTTATAAGCTTGGAGTTGGAAATAGGGTTTAAAGATCCTAAAGAAGTTGTGGACTTGGAGCTTAGACTTGGTTGTTTTTAA